Proteins from one Nicotiana tabacum cultivar K326 chromosome 23, ASM71507v2, whole genome shotgun sequence genomic window:
- the LOC107767062 gene encoding lignin-forming anionic peroxidase-like: MISISNNAFAAIAAMFSLLFIFSSMQCHAQLSSTFYDGTCPNALNTIRTSVRQAVSRERRMAASLIRLHFHDCFVQGCDASILLDETPTIVSEKTALPNLGSARGYGIIEDAKRELEKTCPGIVSCADILAVAARDASTLVGGPTWAVKLGRRDSTTASHTLAETDLPGPFDPLNRLISSFASKGLSTRDMVALSGAHSIGQAQCFLFRDRIYGNGTDIDAGFASTRRRQCPKEDQNGNLAPLDLVTPNQLDNNYFKNLRQRKGLLQSDQVLLSGGSTDSIVSEYSNSPRAFASDFAAAMIRMGDISPITGQNGIIRTVCGSLN, encoded by the exons ATGATTAGTATTTCAAACAACGCTTTTGCAGCCATTGCTGCtatgttttctcttctctttATATTCTCAAGCATGCAATGCCATGCACAACTTTCTTCCACATTCTATGATGGCACTTGCCCTAATGCTCTCAACACCATTCGTACAAGCGTTAGACAAGCAGTGTCACGTGAACGTCGTATGGCTGCATCTCTCATTCGCCTTCATTTCCATGATTGCTTTGTTCAG GGTTGTGATGCTTCTATCTTACTTGATGAGACCCCTACAATTGTTAGTGAGAAAACTGCATTGCCAAATCTTGGATCAGCTAGAGGCTATGGTATTATAGAAGATGCCAAAAGAGAGCTTGAAAAAACATGTCCAGGAATTGTATCATGTGCAGATATACTTGCCGTTGCCGCTAGAGATGCATCAACTCTA GTTGGAGGTCCAACATGGGCAGTGAAACTCGGAAGAAGAGATTCAACAACTGCTAGTCATACACTTGCTGAAACTGATCTCCCCGGTCCATTTGATCCTCTTAATAGGCTTATTTCTAGCTTTGCAAGCAAAGGCCTTAGCACAAGGGATATGGTTGCTTTATCAG GAGCACATTCAATTGGCCAAGCACAATGTTTCCTTTTCCGCGATAGGATTTATGGCAATGGAACAGACATTGATGCTGGATTTGCTAGCACAAGAAGACGTCAATGTCCTAAAGAAGACCAAAATGGAAACCTAGCTCCACTTGATTTGGTTACACCTAATCAATTGGATAACAATTATTTCAAGAACTTGAGGCAAAGAAAAGGTCTTCTTCAATCAGATCAAGTCCTTCTTAGTGGTGGATCTACCGATAGTATTGTTTCTGAATATAGTAACAGTCCTCGCGCATTTGCCTCTGATTTTGCTGCTGCTATGATTAGAATGGGAGATATTAGTCCCATAACTGGTCAAAATGGGATCATAAGAACTGTCTGCGGCTCCCTAAATTGA